From a region of the Mycobacteroides saopaulense genome:
- a CDS encoding CgeB family protein — protein MKILFVGDDWVGSNARSMADGFRQAGHEVVVVDTTNVTLPTRLSPAWLYSKGMRRRAPWLQDAAHRRIEQIARDFAPDMLFGFKSIHLDQARLLQTPTALRVHYSPDDVGNPYNTTPDYLAHEHGWDLVVTTKRHNVPELLARGARRVKFVHSAYDPAWHRLCAKRVARQHLVGFIGARRPDRSDLITRLGTEHGQNLLVRGPGWRRVPALRTTGATIGGAVYGDHFATTVASVTANLVLLNSDNRDTHTCRTFEIPACGGLFVGERTDEHSELFNEGTECLLFSDEAELREILQWCNCHPAQATKIAEAGYTRVTQDSHRYVDRAREIIDELQ, from the coding sequence ATGAAGATACTTTTCGTAGGCGACGACTGGGTCGGCAGTAACGCGCGGTCGATGGCCGATGGATTCCGGCAGGCGGGTCATGAGGTCGTGGTGGTCGACACCACCAACGTCACCTTGCCCACCAGGTTGTCGCCGGCCTGGCTGTATTCAAAGGGCATGCGCCGACGGGCGCCGTGGCTGCAGGACGCGGCACACCGGCGGATTGAGCAGATCGCGCGAGACTTTGCCCCCGACATGCTCTTCGGGTTCAAATCCATCCATCTGGATCAGGCACGACTACTCCAGACACCGACCGCCCTCCGCGTGCATTACAGCCCGGATGACGTCGGCAATCCCTACAACACCACACCGGACTATCTGGCCCACGAGCACGGATGGGACTTGGTGGTCACCACCAAGCGTCACAACGTGCCCGAACTGCTGGCTCGAGGCGCACGCCGGGTGAAGTTCGTCCACAGCGCCTACGACCCGGCATGGCATCGCCTGTGCGCCAAACGAGTTGCGCGGCAACACCTCGTCGGATTCATCGGCGCCCGGCGCCCGGATCGATCAGACCTGATCACCCGTCTCGGCACCGAGCATGGACAGAATCTGCTTGTCCGCGGCCCCGGCTGGCGGCGCGTACCCGCGCTGCGGACCACCGGTGCCACGATCGGGGGCGCGGTGTACGGCGATCACTTCGCGACGACCGTCGCCTCGGTGACCGCGAATCTGGTCTTGCTCAACTCCGACAACCGCGACACCCATACCTGCCGCACCTTCGAGATACCGGCCTGCGGAGGGCTATTCGTCGGAGAACGCACCGACGAGCACAGCGAACTGTTCAATGAGGGCACCGAATGCCTGCTGTTCTCCGATGAGGCCGAGCTTCGCGAGATTCTGCAGTGGTGCAACTGCCATCCGGCACAGGCCACCAAGATCGCCGAGGCGGGATACACCCGCGTGACGCAGGATTCGCACCGATATGTCGATCGTGCCAGGGAGATCATCGATGAGCTTCAGTGA
- a CDS encoding MlaE family ABC transporter permease has protein sequence MTTHDERRATTDGVAAIQDWTTGYVKRHPLESLKTVGEQFMLGVRTIQWFFVDLFTGQFQWQEFVRQGAFQAGTAVVPVILVTLPIGVTLSIQFALLAGQVGATSLAGAASGIAIIRQAASLVAALLMSAAVGSAITADLGSRTMREETDAMEVMGVSVIRRLVVPRFAAAIMIGIALTGVVCFVGFLGAYLFNVYWQNGAPGSFVTTFSAFATPGDMILALIKAVIYGAIVAVVACQKGLSTKGGPIGVANSVNAAVVESILLLMTVNLAISQLYIMMFPRTGL, from the coding sequence ATGACCACTCACGACGAACGCCGCGCCACCACTGATGGCGTCGCGGCCATCCAGGATTGGACCACCGGGTACGTCAAGCGCCACCCCCTCGAATCCCTCAAGACCGTCGGCGAGCAGTTCATGCTCGGCGTCCGCACCATCCAGTGGTTCTTCGTCGATCTTTTCACCGGACAGTTCCAATGGCAGGAGTTCGTCCGACAGGGCGCCTTCCAAGCAGGAACCGCCGTCGTACCTGTCATCCTGGTGACCCTGCCCATCGGCGTCACCCTGTCGATCCAGTTCGCGCTGCTCGCGGGCCAAGTCGGTGCGACCTCACTGGCCGGCGCCGCCAGCGGCATCGCCATCATCCGGCAGGCCGCATCGCTGGTGGCCGCCCTGCTGATGTCCGCCGCGGTGGGCTCGGCCATCACCGCCGACCTGGGCTCGCGCACCATGCGCGAGGAGACCGACGCCATGGAGGTCATGGGCGTCTCGGTGATCCGCCGACTCGTCGTCCCCCGCTTCGCCGCCGCCATCATGATCGGTATCGCGCTGACCGGCGTCGTCTGCTTCGTCGGCTTCCTCGGCGCCTACCTATTCAATGTGTATTGGCAAAACGGTGCCCCGGGAAGCTTCGTCACCACCTTCTCCGCCTTCGCGACGCCCGGCGACATGATCCTGGCGCTCATCAAGGCCGTCATCTACGGCGCCATCGTGGCGGTGGTCGCCTGCCAGAAGGGCCTGTCCACCAAGGGCGGCCCGATCGGCGTCGCCAACTCGGTGAACGCGGCCGTCGTCGAATCGATCCTGCTGCTGATGACGGTGAACCTCGCCATCAGCCAGCTGTACATCATGATGTTCCCGCGGACGGGGCTGTGA
- a CDS encoding lipopolysaccharide biosynthesis protein, translated as MSEKSGRSTTLPRALRLARDFGAVVFGKYGQYLVTFATVPLLARILGPAGMGLLAVGMAAYFFGSIVVDLGMTPFLAARVPELRNTPAELGQVRSDYVALRLMTLGVLGIAFGVGWIFGVPPYAHMILLGLFAGGLWATSEDWLLIGQGRFVASALYQGSGRITYLVLLVVLLPHSPHASTAVLCLLGSSILTVAGTWWDSLRTFGAMCRPYAPGQILRTSWPIVTSRLLTTGYGQGAPAIYSAMLDAISLGLFSASDRLVRAMQSLLDMIGLVLLPRMARRSAHAHFWRSGFQGLRGAVAVAVLAAAVLWVLAAPIVRVIFGNEFLGAIDLLRAELLILPASTISSYISTALLPVRQDTHGVLIASVVGTTASVAGLIAASWTHSVWALIFGVIGAEFCVALWYLARIRHLSGREQDLLAETHAAQEGAPR; from the coding sequence GTGTCTGAAAAATCTGGACGTAGCACCACACTGCCCCGGGCGTTGAGACTGGCCCGGGATTTCGGCGCGGTCGTCTTCGGCAAGTACGGCCAGTATCTGGTCACCTTCGCGACGGTGCCGCTGCTCGCCCGGATCCTGGGCCCGGCGGGAATGGGGTTGTTGGCGGTCGGGATGGCCGCATACTTCTTCGGCTCGATCGTCGTCGATCTGGGTATGACGCCATTCCTGGCCGCACGCGTACCCGAACTGCGCAACACTCCCGCAGAACTAGGGCAGGTCCGCAGCGACTACGTGGCCCTGAGGCTGATGACCCTCGGAGTGCTCGGCATCGCATTCGGCGTCGGCTGGATCTTCGGTGTGCCGCCGTACGCCCACATGATTCTGTTGGGGCTCTTCGCCGGTGGGCTCTGGGCCACCTCGGAGGACTGGCTGCTCATCGGCCAGGGGCGATTTGTCGCGTCCGCCCTGTACCAAGGTTCGGGGCGCATCACCTACCTCGTTCTGCTGGTGGTGCTGCTTCCCCACTCTCCCCATGCGTCGACCGCGGTCCTGTGCCTGCTGGGCTCCTCGATCTTGACGGTGGCGGGCACCTGGTGGGACAGCCTGCGAACCTTCGGCGCGATGTGCCGCCCGTATGCGCCCGGCCAAATCCTGCGCACCAGCTGGCCGATTGTGACCTCCCGGCTTCTCACCACCGGGTATGGCCAAGGAGCACCGGCCATCTACTCCGCGATGCTCGATGCCATATCACTGGGCCTGTTCTCGGCGAGCGACCGTTTGGTCAGGGCCATGCAGTCGCTGTTGGACATGATCGGATTGGTTCTGCTGCCGCGCATGGCCAGACGCAGCGCACACGCGCACTTCTGGCGCAGTGGTTTTCAGGGATTGCGCGGCGCCGTCGCGGTGGCCGTCCTCGCCGCGGCCGTACTGTGGGTGCTGGCCGCACCCATAGTTCGCGTCATCTTCGGAAACGAATTCCTCGGAGCCATCGACTTGTTGCGCGCCGAACTTCTCATTCTTCCCGCGAGCACCATCAGTTCGTACATCAGTACCGCGCTCCTACCCGTGCGCCAGGACACCCATGGCGTACTCATCGCCTCGGTGGTGGGCACCACGGCGTCGGTGGCCGGCCTCATCGCCGCCTCGTGGACCCATTCGGTGTGGGCGTTGATATTCGGCGTCATCGGCGCCGAATTCTGTGTAGCTCTGTGGTATTTAGCGCGCATCCGGCATCTGTCCGGCCGTGAACAGGACCTGCTCGCCGAAACCCACGCCGCGCAGGAAGGGGCCCCGCGATGA
- a CDS encoding YdcF family protein, which produces MSFSDAKETPVADTPPTAPTGTPRRRRRILVVCITIAVLLAGFVTMGWRVYMNPQTDPLRPADAIVVLGGTPYERFDVGLDLAKRGYAPYLLIAQSTGANDRNMDKYCKGHFTFTVSCFIPDPWTTEGEAQEIRAKAQEFGWHHIIVITFTPHVSRARYIVGKCFDGELTMVASPAPSGVAFWSWMFIRQSGSYVKAVLTPGC; this is translated from the coding sequence ATGAGCTTCAGTGATGCGAAGGAAACTCCGGTCGCAGACACCCCACCGACCGCGCCCACCGGCACGCCTCGCCGGCGTCGGCGAATCCTGGTGGTCTGCATCACCATCGCTGTGCTGCTGGCAGGTTTTGTGACCATGGGGTGGCGGGTGTACATGAATCCGCAGACCGATCCCCTCCGGCCTGCCGATGCCATCGTCGTACTGGGCGGCACTCCCTACGAGCGATTCGACGTGGGGCTGGACCTGGCCAAGCGCGGCTACGCACCGTACTTGCTGATAGCGCAGTCGACCGGCGCCAACGACCGCAATATGGACAAATACTGCAAGGGACACTTCACCTTCACGGTCAGCTGCTTCATCCCCGATCCCTGGACGACCGAGGGCGAGGCCCAGGAGATACGTGCCAAGGCACAGGAATTCGGGTGGCATCACATCATCGTCATCACCTTCACGCCGCATGTCTCGCGGGCCCGTTACATCGTCGGGAAATGCTTCGACGGAGAACTGACCATGGTCGCCAGTCCCGCACCTTCCGGAGTCGCCTTCTGGTCATGGATGTTCATCCGCCAGTCCGGCAGCTACGTGAAGGCCGTCCTGACCCCCGGATGTTGA
- a CDS encoding sugar transferase, producing the protein MDLKSFVSDGIQRRVEARPGGLFYLHRRWAPAADLVAIAFTSLVSYQLAHHLMSGRQDLGGWYVATDVAIAVIWFAALSLHTVGPGKALRAVLQEWQTVVGVTFQLFTIVLLTYLISRIELIDIRHLVIEIPLGLFGIFVARHVLRRVWGSESRTAVLLAGDHDAVREMVTAFGRHRDSGFEVVGACTPAVGAGYGETAIEVGDHRVPVVGDDRHVIEAAQRTSAQIVAVAMTDDLGRRELASLASDLGDLGIELAVSPGDVDETVVTTADRGLERVHMLEMLAPGYRRARSMSKEAFDMAFATAAILATAPVMIAIAAAIKLTSAGPVFYVSERIGLDGIPFRMIKFRSMYTGADLQTAGMIDSAGSTPVFFKAKDDPRITPVGAFIRKYSLDELPQFFNVLFGDMSVVGPRPQVQREVDAYDEIMRRRLLVKPGVTGQWQVSGRNDLSVDESIRHDISYIDNWSMGLDIRIISRTVGAVVRSEGAY; encoded by the coding sequence ATGGATTTGAAGAGCTTCGTTAGTGACGGAATTCAACGGAGGGTAGAAGCACGCCCGGGGGGGCTGTTCTACCTGCACCGACGATGGGCGCCTGCCGCGGATCTGGTGGCCATCGCATTTACCTCACTGGTGTCCTACCAGCTCGCTCACCATCTGATGTCCGGGCGCCAGGACTTGGGCGGCTGGTACGTGGCGACGGATGTGGCAATCGCCGTCATCTGGTTTGCCGCGTTATCGCTGCACACCGTGGGACCGGGTAAGGCGCTGCGAGCGGTGCTGCAGGAATGGCAGACGGTCGTCGGTGTCACGTTCCAGCTGTTCACCATCGTTCTGCTGACCTATCTCATTTCGCGTATCGAGCTGATCGACATCCGGCACCTCGTCATCGAGATACCGCTGGGACTGTTCGGCATCTTCGTTGCCCGGCATGTGCTGCGCCGTGTGTGGGGCTCGGAGAGCCGAACCGCCGTGTTGTTGGCGGGCGACCACGATGCGGTCCGTGAGATGGTCACCGCGTTCGGCCGCCACCGGGATAGTGGTTTCGAGGTTGTCGGTGCGTGCACACCAGCGGTGGGCGCCGGGTATGGCGAAACAGCGATCGAGGTGGGCGATCACCGCGTTCCCGTCGTCGGCGACGACCGACACGTGATCGAGGCGGCGCAGCGGACCTCGGCGCAGATCGTCGCGGTGGCGATGACCGACGACCTCGGGCGCAGAGAACTGGCAAGCCTCGCTTCAGATCTGGGAGATCTGGGTATTGAGCTCGCGGTGTCCCCGGGGGACGTGGATGAAACGGTCGTGACGACCGCTGATCGTGGTCTTGAGCGGGTTCACATGTTGGAGATGCTGGCCCCGGGCTATCGGCGTGCCCGGTCCATGTCCAAGGAGGCCTTCGACATGGCGTTCGCCACGGCTGCGATCTTGGCCACCGCGCCGGTGATGATCGCGATTGCCGCGGCCATCAAGCTCACCAGCGCCGGCCCGGTGTTCTATGTGTCCGAACGAATCGGGTTGGACGGCATTCCTTTTCGGATGATCAAGTTCCGCAGCATGTACACCGGTGCCGACCTTCAGACCGCCGGGATGATCGACTCGGCAGGCAGTACCCCGGTTTTCTTCAAGGCGAAGGACGATCCGCGGATCACCCCGGTGGGGGCGTTCATCCGGAAGTACAGCCTCGATGAGCTGCCGCAGTTCTTCAATGTGTTGTTCGGTGACATGAGCGTCGTCGGTCCGCGCCCGCAGGTGCAGCGGGAGGTCGACGCATACGACGAGATCATGCGGCGGCGGCTTCTGGTGAAGCCGGGCGTCACCGGCCAGTGGCAGGTGAGCGGGCGCAATGACCTATCGGTCGACGAGTCCATTCGCCACGACATCTCGTACATCGACAATTGGTCCATGGGGCTCGACATACGCATCATTTCCCGGACTGTCGGTGCGGTGGTGCGCAGCGAGGGCGCGTACTGA
- a CDS encoding glycosyltransferase — translation MSSSRIAIVHERFTEFGGSELVVAEFMKTWPQAKVFAPITEPRCRQQVLAAAGRTDDTPHEPISGTWLDDAYALTGRRSHAPLLPLVPGALGKLPLGDDVDAVLISHHSFATQAAFATEAPVIAYVHSPARWAWDRTFRDHEMASRAGRIALSALGKLARRGELRAAPRLSHVIANSRAVADRIRDWWGLPSTVISPPVRIDRFSPDLSIPREDFYLCAGRLVPYKRADLAIRAAQRANCRLVVLGEGRFRDHLEQIAGPETTFLGAASDEVLLDMYRRCRALLMPGVEDFGIVPVEAMACGTPVLALGEGGALDTVNPGVTGEHLMAGPDDAVVEQLAELMRDFNPADYDTGAIRARACEFSPEAFRSRIADTVLGAVRA, via the coding sequence GTGAGTTCATCGCGCATCGCGATCGTGCACGAACGCTTTACCGAGTTCGGCGGCTCGGAACTGGTGGTCGCCGAGTTCATGAAGACCTGGCCGCAGGCCAAGGTGTTCGCGCCCATCACCGAACCGCGCTGCCGCCAACAGGTGTTAGCAGCAGCCGGACGAACCGACGACACACCGCACGAGCCGATATCCGGAACCTGGCTGGACGACGCATACGCCTTGACCGGACGTAGATCGCATGCGCCGCTGCTGCCCTTGGTGCCCGGCGCCTTGGGAAAGCTGCCACTCGGTGACGACGTCGACGCGGTGCTGATCAGCCATCACTCGTTCGCGACACAGGCCGCCTTCGCTACCGAAGCCCCCGTTATCGCGTATGTGCACAGCCCTGCCCGCTGGGCATGGGACCGCACCTTCCGCGATCACGAGATGGCGAGCCGGGCAGGCCGAATCGCGCTGTCCGCGTTGGGGAAGCTCGCGCGCCGCGGGGAACTGCGCGCGGCGCCGCGGTTGTCTCATGTCATCGCCAACTCCCGCGCGGTGGCCGACCGGATTCGTGATTGGTGGGGGCTGCCGTCCACGGTGATCAGCCCACCCGTGCGCATCGACCGGTTTTCGCCGGATCTGTCCATCCCCCGCGAGGACTTCTACCTGTGCGCGGGACGACTGGTCCCCTACAAGCGCGCCGATCTGGCCATCCGCGCCGCCCAACGGGCCAATTGCCGTCTGGTGGTGCTGGGCGAGGGACGCTTCCGCGATCACCTCGAGCAGATCGCCGGACCCGAAACCACCTTTCTGGGTGCCGCGTCCGACGAGGTTCTCCTCGACATGTACCGGCGGTGCCGTGCCCTGCTGATGCCCGGAGTGGAGGACTTCGGAATCGTCCCCGTCGAGGCGATGGCATGCGGGACACCGGTTCTGGCCCTGGGCGAGGGCGGAGCCCTGGACACCGTGAACCCGGGGGTCACCGGCGAGCACCTGATGGCAGGTCCGGACGACGCCGTTGTGGAGCAGCTGGCCGAGCTGATGCGCGACTTCAACCCGGCCGACTACGACACCGGCGCCATCCGGGCACGGGCGTGCGAATTCTCACCGGAGGCGTTCCGTTCCCGGATCGCCGACACCGTACTGGGGGCCGTGCGCGCCTAG
- a CDS encoding GGDEF domain-containing protein: MPSTRRLRPHRRRTPDQEYRFVTSALGPRNLRHLKVTIGLLCMSILPLGTIVNMHPLGPQGTGRTIHQTLIAVSFLVGVCWMVRPWPSRRWAIAFVMWADLSFAVSAWSYAGPMMRLAPVLYMSMIGVFAAFLLGWRVLAAHCVFASAALSSITLWNIRTGAASFLDQFLYNAPVFTTVVVLPIFIQAVIEGGRRSIRATISAANRDPLTGLLNRRGMQAMFELALSRRPDPPTVVVMVADVDRFKELNDAYGHEAGDRTLQAIADMLFLNTRDDDIAARIGGDEFMVVTFVDQVDNIAAITERIRNAPLGADAPDVSLSLGVAWSATNTEDFNFESLVRQADFKLYEAKRARTPRGSVA; this comes from the coding sequence GTGCCCAGCACCCGAAGACTGCGGCCGCATCGCAGGCGGACTCCCGACCAGGAGTATCGGTTCGTCACGAGCGCCCTCGGTCCCCGGAACCTGCGGCATCTGAAGGTCACCATCGGGTTGCTGTGCATGTCGATCCTGCCTTTGGGCACGATCGTCAACATGCATCCGCTGGGCCCGCAGGGCACCGGACGCACCATCCACCAAACACTCATCGCGGTCTCATTCCTGGTGGGCGTGTGCTGGATGGTCCGCCCGTGGCCGAGTAGACGGTGGGCCATCGCCTTTGTGATGTGGGCCGACCTGTCGTTCGCGGTTTCCGCCTGGTCGTATGCCGGCCCGATGATGCGACTCGCGCCGGTTCTCTACATGAGCATGATCGGCGTGTTCGCCGCGTTCCTGTTGGGCTGGCGTGTGTTGGCCGCGCATTGTGTCTTCGCGTCCGCGGCGCTCAGCTCAATCACGCTGTGGAACATCCGTACCGGAGCGGCGAGCTTCCTCGACCAATTCCTCTACAACGCACCGGTGTTCACCACGGTGGTGGTGCTGCCTATCTTCATTCAGGCCGTGATCGAAGGAGGCAGGCGCTCGATCCGGGCCACCATTTCCGCTGCCAACCGAGATCCGCTGACCGGCCTGCTGAACCGCAGAGGAATGCAGGCCATGTTCGAACTCGCACTGAGCAGGCGACCGGACCCCCCGACCGTCGTGGTGATGGTCGCCGACGTCGACAGGTTCAAGGAGCTCAACGACGCCTATGGACACGAGGCCGGCGACAGGACCCTGCAGGCCATCGCGGACATGTTGTTCCTCAATACCCGCGACGACGACATCGCGGCCCGCATCGGTGGCGACGAGTTCATGGTCGTGACGTTCGTGGACCAGGTAGACAACATCGCCGCGATCACGGAGCGAATCCGCAATGCACCGCTGGGCGCAGACGCACCCGATGTGTCCCTCAGCTTGGGCGTCGCCTGGTCAGCCACCAATACAGAGGATTTCAACTTCGAATCTCTGGTCCGGCAAGCGGACTTCAAACTGTACGAAGCCAAGCGCGCCCGCACACCGCGCGGGTCCGTCGCCTGA
- a CDS encoding glycosyltransferase family 4 protein, which produces MTGSEWFSSLPGGLNRYFTDLFSALRHRDDIDLSAAAFGVPSEGGRSWGAIGGSTRSRVLTAFNDRAELARAGILDRHFCLYGPSALGWPAQRRLVVHFHGPWAAESRFAGAGALRSRAKYLVERLRYSGAERMIVLSDQFRDVLIEDYRIPADRIEVIPPGVDLDRFHLLPRLDAPTGRRTVLCVRRLEHRMGIHRLIESWPAVVSAHPDACLMIVGTGTAERDLRSQVTSAGLDDSVQFTGRVDDLTLTQLYTLADFTVVPSVALEGFGLIALESLATGRPAVVTDCGGLPDAVRGLDPSLIVPADNAEALAARLVSALDGALPDAQQCRRHAESFSWATAAQRHQAVYAELSA; this is translated from the coding sequence ATGACCGGGTCGGAGTGGTTCTCGTCACTACCCGGAGGACTGAACAGGTACTTCACCGACCTGTTCTCCGCGCTGCGCCATCGAGACGACATCGACCTATCGGCTGCCGCGTTCGGGGTGCCGTCGGAGGGCGGACGATCCTGGGGCGCCATCGGCGGGTCCACTCGGTCACGGGTCCTTACCGCGTTCAACGACCGAGCGGAGCTTGCGCGCGCCGGCATCCTCGATCGCCACTTCTGCCTGTACGGACCGTCGGCTCTCGGCTGGCCCGCCCAGCGCAGGCTGGTGGTGCACTTTCATGGACCGTGGGCGGCGGAGAGCAGATTCGCGGGCGCCGGCGCACTGCGGTCACGCGCCAAATACCTCGTCGAGCGTCTCCGGTACTCCGGGGCCGAACGGATGATCGTGCTGTCGGATCAATTCCGGGACGTCCTGATCGAGGACTACCGGATACCCGCCGACCGCATTGAGGTCATTCCCCCGGGTGTCGACCTCGACAGATTCCACCTGCTGCCCCGATTGGACGCCCCCACCGGCCGGCGGACGGTGCTCTGTGTGCGCAGACTCGAGCACCGCATGGGCATTCACCGCCTGATCGAATCGTGGCCGGCGGTCGTATCCGCACATCCGGATGCCTGCCTGATGATCGTGGGAACCGGCACCGCGGAAAGGGATTTGAGGTCGCAGGTGACGTCTGCAGGACTGGACGACAGCGTCCAATTCACCGGACGTGTCGACGACCTGACCCTGACGCAGCTCTACACACTCGCGGACTTCACCGTGGTGCCCTCGGTGGCTCTCGAAGGATTCGGATTGATCGCACTCGAATCCCTGGCCACCGGCCGGCCCGCCGTCGTCACCGATTGCGGAGGGCTTCCCGACGCGGTGCGCGGACTGGACCCATCGTTGATCGTGCCTGCCGATAACGCCGAAGCGCTTGCCGCACGCCTGGTCTCGGCACTCGACGGTGCACTTCCCGACGCACAACAATGCCGCCGACACGCCGAATCGTTCTCCTGGGCCACAGCCGCGCAACGTCACCAGGCCGTGTATGCGGAGCTGAGCGCATGA
- a CDS encoding MlaE family ABC transporter permease, whose product MTASTYVPPIARPFVGIYNRVQKPITRLGHMVAFFFRAIAGVPIVLRHYWKEFLRHLSDIAWGNGSLVVGGGTAGVMIVLGVIAGGLVAIEGYNFLDLLGLGPATGIISSLVNTRELAPIMAAIAFATQAGCRFTAQLGAMRISEEIDAMDSIAIRPIPYLVTTRLMAAIVVTIPLYVACLAVSYLSCQIMVGIMSGGSIGSYLHYFGIGVSGIDIVYSVIKAIIFVWIASTIQCYYGFYASGGPEGVGVAAGHAMRAAITLVIIINMLLTMALWSVDAGARLGG is encoded by the coding sequence ATGACCGCGTCAACATATGTACCGCCGATTGCACGGCCCTTCGTCGGCATCTACAACAGAGTCCAGAAGCCGATCACCCGGCTGGGCCACATGGTCGCCTTCTTCTTCCGCGCCATCGCGGGCGTTCCGATCGTGCTGCGCCACTACTGGAAAGAGTTCCTGCGGCACCTCTCCGATATCGCCTGGGGCAACGGCTCTCTCGTCGTCGGTGGTGGTACTGCCGGCGTCATGATCGTGCTCGGTGTCATCGCCGGCGGATTGGTGGCCATCGAGGGCTACAACTTCCTGGACCTGCTGGGACTGGGACCGGCGACGGGCATCATCTCCTCGCTGGTAAACACCCGCGAACTGGCCCCGATCATGGCCGCGATCGCGTTCGCCACCCAGGCCGGCTGCCGCTTCACCGCCCAGCTCGGCGCCATGCGCATCTCCGAAGAGATCGACGCCATGGACTCCATCGCGATCCGGCCCATCCCCTACCTGGTGACCACTCGGCTCATGGCCGCCATCGTCGTCACCATTCCGCTGTACGTCGCCTGCCTTGCCGTCAGCTACCTTTCCTGCCAGATCATGGTGGGGATCATGAGCGGCGGATCCATCGGCTCATACCTGCACTACTTCGGTATCGGCGTCAGCGGTATCGACATCGTCTACTCGGTGATCAAGGCGATCATCTTCGTGTGGATCGCCTCGACCATCCAGTGCTACTACGGTTTCTACGCCAGCGGTGGCCCCGAGGGTGTGGGCGTTGCTGCCGGACACGCGATGCGGGCCGCCATCACCTTGGTGATCATCATCAACATGCTGCTGACCATGGCGCTCTGGAGCGTCGACGCCGGTGCGAGGTTGGGTGGCTAG
- a CDS encoding glycosyltransferase family 4 protein, protein MIQAIFVAHTAAPSGAELATSRLLSALRGAPAEHAVEPSVIYTEDGPMVRTMRSQGIPTSVLANTFNSRSVTIRDSGWIRRVAGLVALMRVGWDLGAAVRERGGDVLVAGSTKALIMSAVAARRARIPLIWHVHDRISAEYFGAAMAFLLRTFGKIVADGYIANSRSTEESLRPGRRRGVVAYPGLDFQHTPDTEHAPQRPATETVVAVVGRLTQWKGQDVFLRALANTKIRPRRAYLVGGTFFGEEPFRTELEDLASELQLPVTFTGHLEDPADILSIADILVHCSVIAEPFGQVVVEGLRAGCAVIATRPGGPAETIESGVHGLLVDAGATDQLTVALDRLIEDRDLRIRLARAGQARAREFDVADSAQIVASFLTDVLARRPANSREVRRV, encoded by the coding sequence ATGATCCAGGCGATATTCGTGGCGCACACCGCGGCACCCTCTGGCGCGGAACTGGCGACCTCGCGGCTCTTGTCGGCGCTGCGCGGCGCCCCCGCCGAGCACGCGGTCGAACCATCGGTGATCTACACCGAGGATGGCCCCATGGTGCGCACGATGAGGTCGCAGGGCATACCAACGTCGGTGTTGGCCAACACGTTCAACAGCCGCAGCGTCACCATCCGTGACTCGGGATGGATTCGCCGTGTGGCCGGCTTGGTGGCGCTGATGCGCGTCGGGTGGGACCTGGGCGCCGCCGTGCGAGAGCGCGGGGGCGATGTGTTGGTAGCGGGCAGCACCAAGGCCCTCATCATGTCCGCCGTCGCGGCCAGACGAGCCCGTATCCCCTTGATTTGGCATGTTCACGACCGGATATCGGCCGAATATTTCGGTGCCGCAATGGCGTTCCTTCTTCGCACGTTCGGCAAGATCGTCGCCGACGGATACATCGCCAACAGCCGGTCCACCGAAGAATCGCTTCGCCCGGGGCGACGGCGAGGTGTCGTGGCATATCCGGGCCTTGATTTTCAGCACACCCCGGACACCGAGCACGCACCACAACGGCCTGCCACCGAAACGGTGGTCGCCGTCGTCGGCAGGCTGACGCAGTGGAAGGGACAAGATGTGTTCCTTCGGGCACTGGCCAACACCAAGATCCGTCCTCGGCGCGCATACCTGGTCGGCGGCACATTCTTCGGCGAGGAACCATTCCGAACCGAATTGGAAGACCTGGCAAGTGAACTGCAACTGCCGGTGACATTCACCGGACATCTCGAAGATCCCGCCGACATCCTGTCCATCGCCGACATCCTCGTGCACTGCTCGGTCATCGCAGAACCCTTCGGCCAGGTCGTCGTCGAGGGTCTGCGTGCCGGATGCGCCGTGATCGCCACCCGACCCGGCGGGCCCGCCGAGACCATCGAATCGGGCGTGCACGGACTTTTGGTCGATGCCGGTGCCACCGATCAACTGACCGTCGCTCTCGACCGTCTCATCGAAGACCGTGACCTTCGAATCCGCTTGGCGCGGGCCGGACAGGCACGTGCCCGCGAGTTCGATGTCGCCGATTCGGCACAGATCGTCGCGTCATTCCTCACCGACGTGCTGGCCCGCCGCCCGGCCAATTCGAGGGAAGTGCGCCGTGTCTGA